A single Campylobacter hyointestinalis subsp. hyointestinalis DNA region contains:
- the htpX gene encoding zinc metalloprotease HtpX — protein sequence MEVFKTTAFMVILMLLFVSVGFYIGGTNGMIMAFLIASAMNFFSYFYSDKLILKHFNAMPVSQNSQIYLLVKELTSRANLPMPKVYIIDDNAPNAFATGRNHENAAVALTSGLINLMNENEIKAVVAHELGHIKHYDILTGSIAAVFAGALSLISNFAQLGTIKNENRPNMITTIALAVITPLVASIIQMSISRSREYEADRFSAITTQNPQWLIDALSKLENYSQNHAVLKNADPQTAHMFIINPFGNVKSNLSNLFRTHPTTSDRIQKLKQMTNQSPAARYFNSL from the coding sequence ATGGAAGTTTTTAAAACGACTGCGTTTATGGTTATTTTGATGCTTTTATTTGTTAGCGTAGGCTTTTATATCGGCGGGACTAATGGTATGATTATGGCATTTTTGATAGCTTCAGCGATGAATTTCTTTAGCTATTTTTATAGCGATAAGCTTATACTAAAACACTTTAATGCCATGCCAGTTAGTCAAAATAGCCAAATTTATCTGCTTGTAAAAGAGCTAACAAGCAGAGCAAACCTACCTATGCCAAAAGTCTATATCATAGATGATAATGCCCCAAACGCCTTTGCAACCGGTAGAAATCACGAAAATGCAGCAGTAGCACTCACTAGCGGACTTATAAATTTAATGAATGAAAATGAGATAAAAGCCGTTGTAGCCCACGAACTTGGGCATATCAAGCACTATGATATTTTAACAGGAAGCATAGCGGCAGTTTTTGCAGGCGCTCTGTCTTTGATATCAAATTTCGCTCAGCTTGGAACCATTAAAAATGAAAATCGTCCAAATATGATAACAACTATCGCTTTAGCAGTGATTACGCCATTAGTAGCTAGTATAATTCAGATGAGTATATCAAGAAGTAGAGAGTATGAAGCAGATCGTTTTTCAGCTATCACGACTCAAAACCCGCAGTGGCTCATAGATGCTTTATCGAAGCTAGAAAACTACTCGCAAAATCACGCTGTGCTAAAAAATGCAGATCCGCAGACCGCTCATATGTTTATCATAAATCCATTTGGCAATGTAAAATCAAATTTAAGCAATCTTTTTAGAACTCATCCAACCACGTCAGATAGGATACAAAAACTAAAACAGATGACAAATCAAAGCCCAGCAGCAAGGTATTTTAACTCATTATAA
- a CDS encoding alanine racemase, whose translation MSEIIIDKNAYLHNLTQISNKVGDKEKVIAVLKDNAYGHGASLMAKLASEFGIKWACVKSTREAEEISSFFENIIVLSHIPTGDENPKFIYAINDISNLLNLKKGLKVHLAIDTMMHRNGLKLCDLQSAFEIAKKMDLKICGAYTHFRSSDELSGEYFVQKENFEIAKARLIELFDKFNLPKGVFHSHNSAALERATGFGDELVRVGIAQFGYAQFNDSLNLKKVLSLWAHRVSKRVLAKGECVGYGGVFVASLDLDIATYDLGYGDGLLRYCGVGDLHLANGQKILGKMSMDSFSTIDAGSKVCVFDDANVWAEFFRTISYDILVKLSKDIPRKII comes from the coding sequence ATGTCTGAGATCATCATAGATAAAAATGCTTATTTGCATAATCTAACTCAAATTTCAAATAAAGTAGGCGACAAAGAAAAAGTGATCGCCGTTTTAAAAGACAATGCTTATGGGCACGGTGCTAGTTTGATGGCTAAGCTCGCAAGTGAATTTGGTATAAAATGGGCGTGTGTAAAAAGCACTAGAGAGGCTGAAGAGATCAGCTCCTTTTTCGAAAATATAATCGTGCTATCACATATCCCCACTGGAGATGAAAATCCTAAATTTATATATGCCATAAATGATATAAGCAATCTTTTAAATTTAAAAAAAGGACTAAAAGTTCATTTAGCTATCGATACTATGATGCATAGAAACGGTCTTAAACTATGCGATTTACAAAGTGCATTTGAAATAGCTAAAAAAATGGATCTTAAGATATGCGGTGCTTATACTCATTTTAGAAGTAGTGATGAGCTTAGCGGTGAATATTTCGTGCAAAAAGAAAATTTTGAAATAGCAAAGGCGAGATTAATAGAGCTTTTTGATAAGTTTAATTTACCAAAAGGAGTTTTTCACTCGCATAATTCAGCTGCGCTTGAAAGAGCGACTGGCTTTGGTGATGAGCTTGTAAGAGTTGGGATCGCTCAGTTTGGTTATGCGCAGTTTAATGATAGTTTAAATTTAAAAAAAGTTCTTAGCCTGTGGGCTCATAGAGTTAGCAAACGAGTACTAGCAAAAGGAGAATGCGTCGGATACGGCGGAGTATTTGTGGCTAGTCTTGATTTAGATATCGCTACTTATGACTTAGGCTATGGAGATGGGCTTCTTAGATACTGCGGGGTAGGGGATTTGCATTTGGCAAACGGACAAAAAATTCTAGGTAAAATGTCTATGGATAGCTTTAGTACTATAGATGCAGGGTCTAAAGTTTGCGTTTTTGATGATGCAAATGTCTGGGCTGAGTTTTTTAGAACTATAAGCTATGATATCTTAGTAAAATTAAGCAAGGATATACCAAGAAAAATTATATAA
- the cmeU gene encoding CmeU family protein, with protein MEEVSEQEREFIKNQIESMLKARDAFFEVLDKNVPKQGNSNVFDFESCKDKSLKDLYKEFYAYDYSIRKILPYVYKRFGVSFNV; from the coding sequence ATGGAAGAAGTATCAGAACAAGAGAGAGAATTTATAAAAAATCAGATAGAATCAATGCTAAAAGCAAGAGATGCTTTTTTTGAAGTTTTGGATAAAAATGTACCAAAACAAGGCAATTCAAACGTCTTTGACTTCGAGTCTTGTAAAGATAAGAGTCTAAAAGATCTTTATAAAGAGTTCTACGCTTATGACTACTCTATAAGAAAAATCTTACCTTACGTATATAAGAGATTTGGTGTAAGTTTTAATGTCTGA
- a CDS encoding L,D-transpeptidase family protein — MVRKFGLLVLACLSGLFGKDLEQIYLDEGILAVQNAIESNLQSKNYWEKRIGNMDTKYGYYEDDIFLVVVDKKAKNLSLYDYKDGKLTNKFNNEVLTGLMGDKLVEGDLKTPVGVYEITRRFIPSDNYYGPVAFSLSYPNIYDKVKGRTGGGIWIHGFPMNGNMRIDTYKTKGCVAFENDKIIQFDEILKDNGGMVLINENNVTEASSAQIATIFAELFKWKKAWVDSDVKAYLDFYDKEFLRFDGMKFSDFANMKKSIFSKKEDKFIQFTKFSISPYPSTSEGSFFRVSFKEKYRTATYKFDGIKTLYVKLVGDKMKILVEQ, encoded by the coding sequence ATAGTGAGGAAGTTTGGGTTATTGGTTTTGGCTTGTCTTAGCGGCTTGTTTGGAAAAGATCTTGAGCAGATATATTTAGATGAAGGAATACTCGCAGTTCAAAATGCTATCGAATCAAATCTTCAAAGCAAAAATTATTGGGAAAAACGTATCGGAAATATGGATACAAAATACGGATATTACGAAGACGATATTTTTTTAGTCGTGGTGGATAAAAAAGCTAAAAATCTAAGCCTATATGATTATAAAGACGGAAAACTGACTAATAAATTTAACAATGAAGTACTAACTGGTTTAATGGGTGATAAATTAGTCGAGGGAGATCTAAAAACCCCTGTTGGTGTTTATGAGATAACAAGACGTTTTATACCTAGTGATAACTACTACGGACCAGTTGCTTTTAGCCTTTCATACCCAAATATCTATGATAAAGTAAAAGGAAGAACAGGCGGTGGTATCTGGATACACGGCTTTCCTATGAATGGAAATATGAGGATAGATACGTATAAAACTAAAGGTTGCGTGGCATTTGAAAATGATAAAATCATTCAGTTTGATGAAATTTTAAAAGATAACGGTGGAATGGTTCTTATAAATGAAAATAACGTAACAGAGGCTTCAAGTGCGCAGATCGCGACTATCTTTGCCGAGCTTTTTAAATGGAAAAAAGCATGGGTAGATAGCGATGTAAAAGCGTATTTGGACTTTTATGATAAAGAGTTTTTGAGATTTGACGGTATGAAATTCAGTGATTTTGCTAATATGAAAAAGAGTATTTTTTCAAAGAAAGAGGACAAATTTATACAATTTACTAAATTTAGCATTAGCCCATATCCATCTACATCAGAAGGCTCGTTTTTTAGAGTAAGTTTCAAAGAAAAATACAGAACTGCTACGTATAAATTTGACGGTATCAAAACCCTTTACGTAAAACTAGTCGGCGATAAGATGAAGATACTAGTCGAGCAATAG
- a CDS encoding copper chaperone PCu(A)C, protein MTKFMLSAALAAVFAFGADIDVNGAFAKATPPNAQNSAAFMTITNNTDQNISLVSASNSVSKFTELHTHVSENGMKKMIQIPQIDIPAKSSVELKPGGLHIMMIGLSKAVNPGDKVDLTLNFSNGKSIDLKGVEAKKLQPMKK, encoded by the coding sequence ATGACTAAATTCATGTTGTCTGCTGCATTAGCGGCTGTATTTGCTTTTGGCGCAGATATCGACGTAAATGGCGCTTTTGCAAAAGCTACTCCGCCAAATGCGCAAAATAGTGCGGCTTTTATGACTATTACAAACAACACAGATCAAAACATATCTCTTGTTTCTGCTAGCAATAGCGTTAGTAAATTCACAGAGCTTCACACTCACGTAAGCGAAAACGGAATGAAAAAAATGATTCAAATTCCGCAAATCGACATTCCAGCTAAAAGTAGCGTTGAGCTAAAACCAGGCGGTCTTCACATAATGATGATAGGTCTTAGCAAAGCTGTAAATCCTGGAGATAAAGTAGATCTTACTCTAAACTTTAGCAATGGTAAATCTATCGATCTAAAAGGCGTAGAAGCTAAAAAACTACAACCTATGAAAAAATAG
- the pseB gene encoding UDP-N-acetylglucosamine 4,6-dehydratase (inverting), with amino-acid sequence MFNNKNILITGGTGSFGKKYTKILLQNYKPNKIIIYSRDELKQYEMASEFGEKCMRYFIGDVRDEKRLKTAMNGVDYVIHAAAMKHVPIAEYNPMECIKTNINGAQNVINASLECGVQKVIALSTDKACNPVNLYGATKLASDKLFIAANNIAGNKPTRFSVVRYGNVVGSRGSVVPLFKKLIANGARDLPITDTRMTRFWITLEQGVNFVLKNFARMQGGELFIPKIPSMKMTDLAKALAPNLGIKIIGIRPGEKLHETMISKDDAHLTYEFNDHYVIAPSIHFLTEPNFSLNLLGEKGLKINGEFEYSSNTNKEWLDSVGLNKMLENA; translated from the coding sequence ATGTTCAATAATAAAAATATTCTAATAACTGGTGGAACCGGAAGTTTTGGAAAAAAATATACAAAGATTTTGCTTCAAAACTATAAACCAAATAAAATAATCATCTACTCACGAGACGAACTAAAACAGTATGAAATGGCAAGTGAATTCGGCGAAAAATGTATGCGCTACTTCATAGGCGACGTACGCGACGAAAAACGTCTTAAAACTGCGATGAACGGCGTGGATTACGTCATTCACGCTGCTGCTATGAAGCATGTCCCTATAGCCGAATATAACCCAATGGAGTGCATCAAAACAAATATAAACGGCGCACAAAATGTTATAAACGCTAGCCTTGAATGCGGCGTGCAAAAAGTCATCGCTCTTAGCACCGATAAAGCCTGCAACCCAGTAAATTTATACGGTGCTACAAAACTTGCAAGCGATAAGCTTTTTATAGCTGCAAATAACATAGCAGGAAATAAACCTACTCGGTTTAGCGTTGTACGTTATGGCAATGTAGTAGGAAGTCGTGGTTCAGTAGTACCACTATTTAAAAAGCTCATCGCAAACGGTGCACGTGATCTTCCTATAACAGATACAAGGATGACTAGATTTTGGATCACGTTGGAACAAGGCGTAAATTTCGTGCTTAAAAACTTTGCTCGTATGCAAGGCGGAGAGCTATTTATCCCTAAAATTCCGTCTATGAAAATGACTGATTTAGCTAAAGCTTTAGCTCCGAATTTGGGTATTAAAATTATCGGCATAAGACCCGGTGAAAAACTTCATGAAACTATGATCAGCAAAGACGATGCTCACTTGACTTATGAGTTTAATGATCACTATGTTATAGCTCCATCTATACATTTTTTAACCGAACCAAATTTTAGTCTAAATTTACTCGGAGAAAAAGGCTTAAAAATAAATG